From the Pantanalinema sp. genome, the window GATCGTCAACGCGCCCGCGGCGAAGAAGACGGGGTAAGCCCTTCGCTTCACGCGGCAGGGCTCACCCCGCGAAGGGTGCCAGCCCGCTTACAGACCGGCGACGAAGCCCTTCACCGCATCGGCGAAAGCGCCGGGCTCATCGAGGTGCGGCGAGTGGGCCGAGTGCTCAAAGATTCGCAGCGACTTGCTGGCAGCAGGGGTGCCCAGCCGATCGAAGGCCGTGGCCGCCATGGCCACTGGCAAGCGCCCGTCGTGGCGCCCCCAGAGGACCAGCGAGGGCAGGCCGATCTTCCCGAGCTCGGACGTCAGGTCGATGTCCAGGAAGGCCTGGGTCAGCACGAAGCTCCCCATGACATAGCGGCCGTTGGTCGCGCCGGCGAGGGGTGCGTAGGGGCTGACCATGCCCAGGTTGACGTAGGCCATGCCGCCGCTCGAGGGGGGCGGCACCAGGGACTCCTCGAGCTCCTCGACGTGGCCCTGGTGCGCCGGATCGTTCGCCACGGTCACGACGGGGTTCTGGTCGTACCAGGAGAGGACCTTGCGCCACTTGTCGGCGTCCTGGCCGCCTGCGACCTTCTCGGCCGCGCGCTCCTTGACCCACTGCCACGAGAGGCGATTGCCTTCGACCACGCTGTGCGCACCGTCCACCTCGATCCACCCCGCGACCTTGGCCTGGCGCTTCGCGTCCAGGAGGTAAGCGGAGCCGAGGGTCCCCCCCCAGCTGTGGCCGAGCAGGATCAGCTTCCGATCGGGGTACTTCCGCTTGATCGTCTCGACCACCCCGTCGAGATCCTCGACGTACTGGGCGAGGTTGAGCGTGTCGGTGGCCGCGTCGCCACGCGAGGATCCCGACGCCCGCTGATCCCAGTAGACGACCCCGCACGCCTGCTCGATGGCGCGAAAGCTCTCCTTGGTCGAGGTGGTCAGGCCGTTGCTGCCGGGACCGCCGTGCAGGTAGATCAGGATCTTGCCCGATTGCAGGTTGCCACGCACCCAGACGGGCATGTCGGCGCCCTTGTTGCGCACGAAGAAGGCGGTGTCGGAAGCGGCGCAGGCCGCAAGGGAGCCGCTGAGGGCCGCAAGGGCGATCGCGAGCGGCAAGAGACGACGACGCGGCATGGCTAGTTCCTCAACTTCCACTGGAGACCGACCTGGGCCGCCAGGTGCGGCAAGAGGTTGGTATTGACGGGGTATTCACCGAAGGCCTGCAGCTTGAAAAAGGCGCGCTGCCCCTGAAGGCCCAGGCGGCCGAGATCGTAGCCGAGGCCGAAGCCGACCATCGGCATCAGGGCCGCATGGCCCCCGTCGCCGACCGGGTCCACGCTCCCTGCCGCCGAGGGCGAGAAGACCTCGCCGTCGAGGCGAACGTGCATGACCCCGGCCCCCGCGCTCACGTCCGCCGAGAGGCCGAGCGGCAGGCCAAGGCGATAGCCCAGCTCTCCGGCCAGGAACAGGGCGTTGTGGCTGCGCGAATGGGTGTAGCCGCCGGCCCCGCCCGAGAGGTAGAGCTGGCTTTCTCCGGCCTGCCAGAGCGCGCGCTCGACGCCGAGCGCGACGCCCGGGTGATAGCCGGTCTCACCGAAATAGGCCAAGGAGAGTGGCAGGGGGTCCTCTTTCTGCTCGCTCGGCACGGGTGCCGCCTCCGCGCTCGGCGCCAGCACCAGGCTCCCCACGAGCGAGCCCCAGAACAGGCCCGAGAGAAAGACGTTCGAATCAATCATTGCGCTTGCGATGCCCCTTGAAAGTCACGCGGAAGCCGAGGGTGGCCCCGCTGTAGTCCCTGACGCCCGGAATGAAGAGGTAGCCTGCGCTCAGGCCCACCGCCCCGCCGACCGGCGCTGCTTTTCTCATGGGTGGGTTCCTTTCGGCAGACCGTCGTCGCTCTGGATGGAGACGAGGGTGAGGCCCAGGTCTCGCACGCTCGCAAGCACCCCGTGCAGCGCGGCTTGATCCGGCAGCATGCCGGTCATCACGGTGACGCCGGGCGACTCGACTGCGATCGCCAGCCCCG encodes:
- a CDS encoding alpha/beta hydrolase, with the translated sequence MPRRRLLPLAIALAALSGSLAACAASDTAFFVRNKGADMPVWVRGNLQSGKILIYLHGGPGSNGLTTSTKESFRAIEQACGVVYWDQRASGSSRGDAATDTLNLAQYVEDLDGVVETIKRKYPDRKLILLGHSWGGTLGSAYLLDAKRQAKVAGWIEVDGAHSVVEGNRLSWQWVKERAAEKVAGGQDADKWRKVLSWYDQNPVVTVANDPAHQGHVEELEESLVPPPSSGGMAYVNLGMVSPYAPLAGATNGRYVMGSFVLTQAFLDIDLTSELGKIGLPSLVLWGRHDGRLPVAMAATAFDRLGTPAASKSLRIFEHSAHSPHLDEPGAFADAVKGFVAGL